In Apis cerana isolate GH-2021 linkage group LG6, AcerK_1.0, whole genome shotgun sequence, the following are encoded in one genomic region:
- the LOC107999143 gene encoding SLIT-ROBO Rho GTPase-activating protein 1 isoform X4 — MFQCIIQQRNGWIHPYNPDTKDVLPDIRLQLNEQLRCLDIRMEAQVAIVAELQDFFRKRAELELDYSKSLDKLARSIQLRHKEQKQKREQWPLFSSYACWQQLINETKSLSRDHAALSEVYSTHLVGRLNQVMEDVQRIYKRCREIGYETHEEILRVLDELHTTMKTYQTYQTGSRQAETKLRVAEQQRSKLEVANAPPEKLARSKKYKLMEKEVNKRKVKYQEAKLKALKARNEYILCLEASNTTIHKYFVDDLSDLIDCMDFGFHNCIARALLMHCSAEEGRQRSLQSGAEQLAACVGALDSRADKQRFLESHHAAFMIPKKFEFQGQRGDETPEPELQKLLHAEMEQRLAQLQQRLTSLRTESEEVWKTLETAEASLLEMLTAKDYDCSRYFGENAVPTSRPPETVQIKLRADRQETEEFYLTKFREYLLGTSRIARLDAKQEYIRQSLLDGSTASPNPSISTTKQKQARRKRIGRLQMNGQPKLFGGSLEEYLESTNQEIPLIMKSCIRVINLYGLHHQGIFRVSGSQVEINNFREWFERGEDPLADVTDASDINSVAGVLKLYLRELREPLFPIIYFEHLMELAQLESKQEFVNKMKELISSLPRPVVIVMRYLFAFLNHLSEFSDENMMDPYNLAICFGPTLVPVPEDKDQVQYQNQVNELIKNIITFCEEIFPEDIGGTQYEKYISREPDDVDVGDSPTDQAQEDMDSEVYPSEDESENLEATAQFDFNARSERELSFKKGDTLTLYTQVSNDWWRGALAGREGLIPDKYIMIKIKDEEREKELLKSSSEESMRRRTSSSADSVLSSNNSPLMGPSGNPNTWPPGTTSDMQSTTITTENSSNSGVIPAVVTNVPCISSTQPIISREECASRMAKVSTPEKEKHIFVTDHRTDPMSVIITNNTENEKILEFSESSQPQRNEDSEETERISLMSLDSGTKRGTSRKQHWKSQSMGDTVQQTTNSVQTSNIISQEEEPQEQPTFSANRELWQRRATSQTQLNPPAPPNHKIFRTSQEFREMRQKHTPDLVMDLPLSAQDASKKSASSSSLSSSDEETPTQPSRTEAATSPTGGPESPDMSTAAERFAKQNQCTLKKNTKSNPDASKLKRVETEHDPEQESEEIVRSTSSNQISDSMSLRSPLPPRSTPKIAAKFADMHLTGGSQVSSFKPQIKVKPTILRKPVLPFPHPHMSPELARKIEKQAQSTEQTN; from the exons ATATACGATTGCAGCTGAACGAGCAGCTGAGATGTCTCGACATCCGGATGGAGGCCCAAGTCGCCATCGTGGCGGAGCTTCaggatttttttcgaaagagaGCCGAGCTCGAGCTCGATTACAGCAAGTCTCTCGACAAGTTGGCCAGAAGCATACAGCTCAGACACAAGGAGCAAAAGCAAAA GCGAGAACAGTGGCCCCTATTCTCGAGCTATGCTTGCTGGCAGCAACTTATCAATGAGACTAAATCCTTAAGCAGAGATCATGCAGCTTTGTCAGAAGTATATAGCACACACCTCGTTGGTCGTCTTAATCAGGTGATGGAAGATGTTCAACGGATATACAAACGT tGCCGTGAAATAGGTTATGAGACGCACGAGGAAATTCTTCGAGTATTGGATGAGCTGCATACCACGATGAAAACGTATCAGACATACCAGACCGGGTCACGGCAAGCAGAAACGAAACTTCGCGTCGCGGAACAGCAGCGTAGCAAACTCGAGGTAGCAAATGCTCCTCCAGAGAAACTCGCGCGCAGCAAGAAATACAAACTCATGGAAAAGGAAGTGAACAAG AGGAAAGTTAAATATCAAGAGGCGAAGCTGAAAGCGTTGAAAGCAAGAAACGAATACATTTTATGTCTTGAAGCATCCAATACgacaatacataaatatttcgttgacGATCTTTCGGATCTTATCGAT TGTATGGATTTTGGTTTCCATAATTGTATTGCCAGAGCTTTGCTGATGCATTGTAGCGCAGAGGAAGGTAGACAACGTTCGCTACAATCTGGTGCTGAACAATTGGCTGCTTGTGTTGGTGCTCTAGACTCGAGGGCGGATAAACAAAGATTTTTGGAATCTCATCATGCTGCTTTCATGATTCCTAAGAAATTCGAATTCCAAGGACAACGAGGGGATGAG acTCCCGAACCAgaacttcaaaaattattgcacGCTGAGATGGAGCAACGATTGGCTCAATTACAACAAAGATTAACTTCCTTGAGAACAGAATCTGAAGAAGTTTGGAAAACTTTGGAAACAGCAGAAGCTAGTCTATTGGAAATGTTAACTGCAAAAGACTACGATTGTTCAAGATATTTTGGAGAGAACGCTGTTCCCACTTCCAGACCACCGGAAACCGTGCAAATCAAGCTTAGAGCCGATAGACAAGAAACTGAAGAATTCTACCTCAcg aaattcAGGGAATATCTTCTTGGAACCTCAAGAATAGCTAGGTTAGATGCAAAACAAGAATACATTCGGCAGAGCTTATTAGATGGTTCTACTGCTAGCCCAAATCCATCAATATCAACAACGAAACAAAAACAAGCTCGAAGAAAACGAATTGGTAGATTGCAAATGAATGGTCAACCAAAATTATTTGGTGGCTcattagaagaatatttagaaagcACAAATCAAGAAATACCTCTAATCATGAAAAGCTGTATCAGAGTGATCAATCTGTATGGTCTTCATCATCAAGGTATTTTCCGAGTCTCTGGCTCCCAggtagaaattaataatttccgaGAATGGTTTGAGAGGGGAGAAGATCCATTGGCTGATGTCACAGACGCATCAGATATAAACAGTGTGGCTGGTGTATTGAAGCTTTATTTGAGAGAATTAAGAGAACCACTGtttcctattatttattttgaacatttaaTGGAACTAGCGCAGTTAGAATCAAAGCAAGAATTCGTTAACAAGATGAAAGAATTGATTTCCAGTCTTCCAAGACCAGTTGTTATAGTAATGCGATACCTGTTTGCTTTTCTCAATca TCTCTCAGAATTTTCGGATGAAAATATGATGGATCCATATAATTTGGCAATTTGCTTTGGTCCCACATTAGTACCTGTTCCAGAAGATAAGGATCAAGtacaatatcaaaatcaaGTAAATGAACTCATCAAGAATATTATCACATTCTgcgaagaaatatttccagAAGACATTGGAGGTActcaatatgaaaaatacatcAGTAGAGAACCTGATGACGT aGATGTAGGAGACTCGCCGACAGATCAAGCCCAAGAAGATATGGATTCTGAGGTGTATCCATCCGAAGATG AATCAGAAAACCTTGAAGCCACAGCGCAATTCGATTTCAATGCAAGATCCGAAAGAGAGTTAAGCTTCAAAAAGGGAGATACCTTAACTCTATACACACAAGTCAGTAATGACTGGTGGCGAGGTGCCTTGGCCGGTAGAGAGGGGCTTATTcccgataaatatataatgatcaaGATAAA GGATGAAGAACGTGAAAAGGAACTCCTGAAATCGTCCAGCGAAGAATCAATGCGAAGAAGAACTTCTAGCTCTGCCGACAGTGTTCTTTCAAGTAACAATTCACCACTGATGGGACCATCCGGAAATCCAAATACTTGGCCTCCTGGTACTACATCTGATATGCAGTCTACCACGATCACAACAGAAAATAGCAGTAACAGCGGTGTTATCCCAGCAGTCGTGACAAATGTCCCTTGCATCTCATCAACACAACCAATCATCAGTCGAGAG GAATGCGCATCTCGAATGGCAAAAGTATCAACaccagaaaaagaaaaacatatctTCGTTACCGATCATCGTACAGATCCTATGTCAGTAATTATCACTAATAACACGGAGAATGAGAAGATATTAGAATTTAGTGAATCGTCACAACCACAACGTAACGAAGATAGCGAAGAGACAGAACGTATTTCTTTGATGAGCTTGGATAGTGGAACAAAGCGTGGAACAAGCAGGAAACAACATTGGAAATCTCAGAGTATGGGCGATACTGTACAACAAACAACGAATTCTGTTCAAACTAGCAACATTATCTCTCAAGAGGAGGAACCGCAGGAACAACCGACGTTTTCAGCAAATCGAGAGCTTTGGCAGAGACGAGCAACATCGCAGACGCAATTGAATCCACCTGCACCtccaaatcataaaatttttcgcaccTCTCAAGAATTCCGTGAAATGCGTCAAAAACATACACCAGATCTTGTAATGGATCTGCCGTTATCTGCACAAGATGCAAGCAAAAAATCAGCTTCATCAAGCAGTCTAAGCAGTTCTGATGAAGAAACTCCTACACAGCCATCTCGTACCGAAGCAGCCACATCGCCAACAGGGGGACCCGAATCTCCTGATATGAGTACAGCCGCAGAAAGATTTGCCAAACAAAACCAATgcactttaaaaaagaatactaAATCTAATCCAGATGCATCAAAATTGAAACGTGTAGAAACCGAACATGATCCCGAACAAGAATCGGAAGAAATCGTTAGATCGACTAGTTCTAATCAGATTTCAGATTCGATGTCCTTAAGATCACCTCTTCCACCACGTTCAACGCCTAAGATAGCGGCAAAATTTGCAGATATGCATTTAACAGGTGGTAGTCAGGTATCTTCGTTCAAACCACAAATAAAAGTGAAGCCAACAATCCTTAGAAAACCAGTGTTACCGTTCCCACATCCACATATGAGTCCCGAGCTCGCAAGGAAGATTGAAAAGCAAGCACAAAGTACTGAACAAACCAATTAA
- the LOC107999143 gene encoding SLIT-ROBO Rho GTPase-activating protein 1 isoform X3 yields the protein MDEEEIDGVKSPIKRLGSTRKLLVFNNIRLQLNEQLRCLDIRMEAQVAIVAELQDFFRKRAELELDYSKSLDKLARSIQLRHKEQKQKREQWPLFSSYACWQQLINETKSLSRDHAALSEVYSTHLVGRLNQVMEDVQRIYKRCREIGYETHEEILRVLDELHTTMKTYQTYQTGSRQAETKLRVAEQQRSKLEVANAPPEKLARSKKYKLMEKEVNKRKVKYQEAKLKALKARNEYILCLEASNTTIHKYFVDDLSDLIDCMDFGFHNCIARALLMHCSAEEGRQRSLQSGAEQLAACVGALDSRADKQRFLESHHAAFMIPKKFEFQGQRGDETPEPELQKLLHAEMEQRLAQLQQRLTSLRTESEEVWKTLETAEASLLEMLTAKDYDCSRYFGENAVPTSRPPETVQIKLRADRQETEEFYLTKFREYLLGTSRIARLDAKQEYIRQSLLDGSTASPNPSISTTKQKQARRKRIGRLQMNGQPKLFGGSLEEYLESTNQEIPLIMKSCIRVINLYGLHHQGIFRVSGSQVEINNFREWFERGEDPLADVTDASDINSVAGVLKLYLRELREPLFPIIYFEHLMELAQLESKQEFVNKMKELISSLPRPVVIVMRYLFAFLNHLSEFSDENMMDPYNLAICFGPTLVPVPEDKDQVQYQNQVNELIKNIITFCEEIFPEDIGGTQYEKYISREPDDVDVGDSPTDQAQEDMDSEVYPSEDESENLEATAQFDFNARSERELSFKKGDTLTLYTQVSNDWWRGALAGREGLIPDKYIMIKIKDEEREKELLKSSSEESMRRRTSSSADSVLSSNNSPLMGPSGNPNTWPPGTTSDMQSTTITTENSSNSGVIPAVVTNVPCISSTQPIISREECASRMAKVSTPEKEKHIFVTDHRTDPMSVIITNNTENEKILEFSESSQPQRNEDSEETERISLMSLDSGTKRGTSRKQHWKSQSMGDTVQQTTNSVQTSNIISQEEEPQEQPTFSANRELWQRRATSQTQLNPPAPPNHKIFRTSQEFREMRQKHTPDLVMDLPLSAQDASKKSASSSSLSSSDEETPTQPSRTEAATSPTGGPESPDMSTAAERFAKQNQCTLKKNTKSNPDASKLKRVETEHDPEQESEEIVRSTSSNQISDSMSLRSPLPPRSTPKIAAKFADMHLTGGSQVSSFKPQIKVKPTILRKPVLPFPHPHMSPELARKIEKQAQSTEQTN from the exons ATATACGATTGCAGCTGAACGAGCAGCTGAGATGTCTCGACATCCGGATGGAGGCCCAAGTCGCCATCGTGGCGGAGCTTCaggatttttttcgaaagagaGCCGAGCTCGAGCTCGATTACAGCAAGTCTCTCGACAAGTTGGCCAGAAGCATACAGCTCAGACACAAGGAGCAAAAGCAAAA GCGAGAACAGTGGCCCCTATTCTCGAGCTATGCTTGCTGGCAGCAACTTATCAATGAGACTAAATCCTTAAGCAGAGATCATGCAGCTTTGTCAGAAGTATATAGCACACACCTCGTTGGTCGTCTTAATCAGGTGATGGAAGATGTTCAACGGATATACAAACGT tGCCGTGAAATAGGTTATGAGACGCACGAGGAAATTCTTCGAGTATTGGATGAGCTGCATACCACGATGAAAACGTATCAGACATACCAGACCGGGTCACGGCAAGCAGAAACGAAACTTCGCGTCGCGGAACAGCAGCGTAGCAAACTCGAGGTAGCAAATGCTCCTCCAGAGAAACTCGCGCGCAGCAAGAAATACAAACTCATGGAAAAGGAAGTGAACAAG AGGAAAGTTAAATATCAAGAGGCGAAGCTGAAAGCGTTGAAAGCAAGAAACGAATACATTTTATGTCTTGAAGCATCCAATACgacaatacataaatatttcgttgacGATCTTTCGGATCTTATCGAT TGTATGGATTTTGGTTTCCATAATTGTATTGCCAGAGCTTTGCTGATGCATTGTAGCGCAGAGGAAGGTAGACAACGTTCGCTACAATCTGGTGCTGAACAATTGGCTGCTTGTGTTGGTGCTCTAGACTCGAGGGCGGATAAACAAAGATTTTTGGAATCTCATCATGCTGCTTTCATGATTCCTAAGAAATTCGAATTCCAAGGACAACGAGGGGATGAG acTCCCGAACCAgaacttcaaaaattattgcacGCTGAGATGGAGCAACGATTGGCTCAATTACAACAAAGATTAACTTCCTTGAGAACAGAATCTGAAGAAGTTTGGAAAACTTTGGAAACAGCAGAAGCTAGTCTATTGGAAATGTTAACTGCAAAAGACTACGATTGTTCAAGATATTTTGGAGAGAACGCTGTTCCCACTTCCAGACCACCGGAAACCGTGCAAATCAAGCTTAGAGCCGATAGACAAGAAACTGAAGAATTCTACCTCAcg aaattcAGGGAATATCTTCTTGGAACCTCAAGAATAGCTAGGTTAGATGCAAAACAAGAATACATTCGGCAGAGCTTATTAGATGGTTCTACTGCTAGCCCAAATCCATCAATATCAACAACGAAACAAAAACAAGCTCGAAGAAAACGAATTGGTAGATTGCAAATGAATGGTCAACCAAAATTATTTGGTGGCTcattagaagaatatttagaaagcACAAATCAAGAAATACCTCTAATCATGAAAAGCTGTATCAGAGTGATCAATCTGTATGGTCTTCATCATCAAGGTATTTTCCGAGTCTCTGGCTCCCAggtagaaattaataatttccgaGAATGGTTTGAGAGGGGAGAAGATCCATTGGCTGATGTCACAGACGCATCAGATATAAACAGTGTGGCTGGTGTATTGAAGCTTTATTTGAGAGAATTAAGAGAACCACTGtttcctattatttattttgaacatttaaTGGAACTAGCGCAGTTAGAATCAAAGCAAGAATTCGTTAACAAGATGAAAGAATTGATTTCCAGTCTTCCAAGACCAGTTGTTATAGTAATGCGATACCTGTTTGCTTTTCTCAATca TCTCTCAGAATTTTCGGATGAAAATATGATGGATCCATATAATTTGGCAATTTGCTTTGGTCCCACATTAGTACCTGTTCCAGAAGATAAGGATCAAGtacaatatcaaaatcaaGTAAATGAACTCATCAAGAATATTATCACATTCTgcgaagaaatatttccagAAGACATTGGAGGTActcaatatgaaaaatacatcAGTAGAGAACCTGATGACGT aGATGTAGGAGACTCGCCGACAGATCAAGCCCAAGAAGATATGGATTCTGAGGTGTATCCATCCGAAGATG AATCAGAAAACCTTGAAGCCACAGCGCAATTCGATTTCAATGCAAGATCCGAAAGAGAGTTAAGCTTCAAAAAGGGAGATACCTTAACTCTATACACACAAGTCAGTAATGACTGGTGGCGAGGTGCCTTGGCCGGTAGAGAGGGGCTTATTcccgataaatatataatgatcaaGATAAA GGATGAAGAACGTGAAAAGGAACTCCTGAAATCGTCCAGCGAAGAATCAATGCGAAGAAGAACTTCTAGCTCTGCCGACAGTGTTCTTTCAAGTAACAATTCACCACTGATGGGACCATCCGGAAATCCAAATACTTGGCCTCCTGGTACTACATCTGATATGCAGTCTACCACGATCACAACAGAAAATAGCAGTAACAGCGGTGTTATCCCAGCAGTCGTGACAAATGTCCCTTGCATCTCATCAACACAACCAATCATCAGTCGAGAG GAATGCGCATCTCGAATGGCAAAAGTATCAACaccagaaaaagaaaaacatatctTCGTTACCGATCATCGTACAGATCCTATGTCAGTAATTATCACTAATAACACGGAGAATGAGAAGATATTAGAATTTAGTGAATCGTCACAACCACAACGTAACGAAGATAGCGAAGAGACAGAACGTATTTCTTTGATGAGCTTGGATAGTGGAACAAAGCGTGGAACAAGCAGGAAACAACATTGGAAATCTCAGAGTATGGGCGATACTGTACAACAAACAACGAATTCTGTTCAAACTAGCAACATTATCTCTCAAGAGGAGGAACCGCAGGAACAACCGACGTTTTCAGCAAATCGAGAGCTTTGGCAGAGACGAGCAACATCGCAGACGCAATTGAATCCACCTGCACCtccaaatcataaaatttttcgcaccTCTCAAGAATTCCGTGAAATGCGTCAAAAACATACACCAGATCTTGTAATGGATCTGCCGTTATCTGCACAAGATGCAAGCAAAAAATCAGCTTCATCAAGCAGTCTAAGCAGTTCTGATGAAGAAACTCCTACACAGCCATCTCGTACCGAAGCAGCCACATCGCCAACAGGGGGACCCGAATCTCCTGATATGAGTACAGCCGCAGAAAGATTTGCCAAACAAAACCAATgcactttaaaaaagaatactaAATCTAATCCAGATGCATCAAAATTGAAACGTGTAGAAACCGAACATGATCCCGAACAAGAATCGGAAGAAATCGTTAGATCGACTAGTTCTAATCAGATTTCAGATTCGATGTCCTTAAGATCACCTCTTCCACCACGTTCAACGCCTAAGATAGCGGCAAAATTTGCAGATATGCATTTAACAGGTGGTAGTCAGGTATCTTCGTTCAAACCACAAATAAAAGTGAAGCCAACAATCCTTAGAAAACCAGTGTTACCGTTCCCACATCCACATATGAGTCCCGAGCTCGCAAGGAAGATTGAAAAGCAAGCACAAAGTACTGAACAAACCAATTAA
- the LOC107999143 gene encoding SLIT-ROBO Rho GTPase-activating protein 1 isoform X2: MFQCIIQQRNGWIHPYNPDTKDVLPDIRLQLNEQLRCLDIRMEAQVAIVAELQDFFRKRAELELDYSKSLDKLARSIQLRHKEQKQKREQWPLFSSYACWQQLINETKSLSRDHAALSEVYSTHLVGRLNQVMEDVQRIYKRCREIGYETHEEILRVLDELHTTMKTYQTYQTGSRQAETKLRVAEQQRSKLEVANAPPEKLARSKKYKLMEKEVNKRKVKYQEAKLKALKARNEYILCLEASNTTIHKYFVDDLSDLIDCMDFGFHNCIARALLMHCSAEEGRQRSLQSGAEQLAACVGALDSRADKQRFLESHHAAFMIPKKFEFQGQRGDEVLETPEPELQKLLHAEMEQRLAQLQQRLTSLRTESEEVWKTLETAEASLLEMLTAKDYDCSRYFGENAVPTSRPPETVQIKLRADRQETEEFYLTKFREYLLGTSRIARLDAKQEYIRQSLLDGSTASPNPSISTTKQKQARRKRIGRLQMNGQPKLFGGSLEEYLESTNQEIPLIMKSCIRVINLYGLHHQGIFRVSGSQVEINNFREWFERGEDPLADVTDASDINSVAGVLKLYLRELREPLFPIIYFEHLMELAQLESKQEFVNKMKELISSLPRPVVIVMRYLFAFLNHLSEFSDENMMDPYNLAICFGPTLVPVPEDKDQVQYQNQVNELIKNIITFCEEIFPEDIGGTQYEKYISREPDDVDVGDSPTDQAQEDMDSEVYPSEDESENLEATAQFDFNARSERELSFKKGDTLTLYTQVSNDWWRGALAGREGLIPDKYIMIKIKDEEREKELLKSSSEESMRRRTSSSADSVLSSNNSPLMGPSGNPNTWPPGTTSDMQSTTITTENSSNSGVIPAVVTNVPCISSTQPIISREECASRMAKVSTPEKEKHIFVTDHRTDPMSVIITNNTENEKILEFSESSQPQRNEDSEETERISLMSLDSGTKRGTSRKQHWKSQSMGDTVQQTTNSVQTSNIISQEEEPQEQPTFSANRELWQRRATSQTQLNPPAPPNHKIFRTSQEFREMRQKHTPDLVMDLPLSAQDASKKSASSSSLSSSDEETPTQPSRTEAATSPTGGPESPDMSTAAERFAKQNQCTLKKNTKSNPDASKLKRVETEHDPEQESEEIVRSTSSNQISDSMSLRSPLPPRSTPKIAAKFADMHLTGGSQVSSFKPQIKVKPTILRKPVLPFPHPHMSPELARKIEKQAQSTEQTN; encoded by the exons ATATACGATTGCAGCTGAACGAGCAGCTGAGATGTCTCGACATCCGGATGGAGGCCCAAGTCGCCATCGTGGCGGAGCTTCaggatttttttcgaaagagaGCCGAGCTCGAGCTCGATTACAGCAAGTCTCTCGACAAGTTGGCCAGAAGCATACAGCTCAGACACAAGGAGCAAAAGCAAAA GCGAGAACAGTGGCCCCTATTCTCGAGCTATGCTTGCTGGCAGCAACTTATCAATGAGACTAAATCCTTAAGCAGAGATCATGCAGCTTTGTCAGAAGTATATAGCACACACCTCGTTGGTCGTCTTAATCAGGTGATGGAAGATGTTCAACGGATATACAAACGT tGCCGTGAAATAGGTTATGAGACGCACGAGGAAATTCTTCGAGTATTGGATGAGCTGCATACCACGATGAAAACGTATCAGACATACCAGACCGGGTCACGGCAAGCAGAAACGAAACTTCGCGTCGCGGAACAGCAGCGTAGCAAACTCGAGGTAGCAAATGCTCCTCCAGAGAAACTCGCGCGCAGCAAGAAATACAAACTCATGGAAAAGGAAGTGAACAAG AGGAAAGTTAAATATCAAGAGGCGAAGCTGAAAGCGTTGAAAGCAAGAAACGAATACATTTTATGTCTTGAAGCATCCAATACgacaatacataaatatttcgttgacGATCTTTCGGATCTTATCGAT TGTATGGATTTTGGTTTCCATAATTGTATTGCCAGAGCTTTGCTGATGCATTGTAGCGCAGAGGAAGGTAGACAACGTTCGCTACAATCTGGTGCTGAACAATTGGCTGCTTGTGTTGGTGCTCTAGACTCGAGGGCGGATAAACAAAGATTTTTGGAATCTCATCATGCTGCTTTCATGATTCCTAAGAAATTCGAATTCCAAGGACAACGAGGGGATGAGGTACTCGaa acTCCCGAACCAgaacttcaaaaattattgcacGCTGAGATGGAGCAACGATTGGCTCAATTACAACAAAGATTAACTTCCTTGAGAACAGAATCTGAAGAAGTTTGGAAAACTTTGGAAACAGCAGAAGCTAGTCTATTGGAAATGTTAACTGCAAAAGACTACGATTGTTCAAGATATTTTGGAGAGAACGCTGTTCCCACTTCCAGACCACCGGAAACCGTGCAAATCAAGCTTAGAGCCGATAGACAAGAAACTGAAGAATTCTACCTCAcg aaattcAGGGAATATCTTCTTGGAACCTCAAGAATAGCTAGGTTAGATGCAAAACAAGAATACATTCGGCAGAGCTTATTAGATGGTTCTACTGCTAGCCCAAATCCATCAATATCAACAACGAAACAAAAACAAGCTCGAAGAAAACGAATTGGTAGATTGCAAATGAATGGTCAACCAAAATTATTTGGTGGCTcattagaagaatatttagaaagcACAAATCAAGAAATACCTCTAATCATGAAAAGCTGTATCAGAGTGATCAATCTGTATGGTCTTCATCATCAAGGTATTTTCCGAGTCTCTGGCTCCCAggtagaaattaataatttccgaGAATGGTTTGAGAGGGGAGAAGATCCATTGGCTGATGTCACAGACGCATCAGATATAAACAGTGTGGCTGGTGTATTGAAGCTTTATTTGAGAGAATTAAGAGAACCACTGtttcctattatttattttgaacatttaaTGGAACTAGCGCAGTTAGAATCAAAGCAAGAATTCGTTAACAAGATGAAAGAATTGATTTCCAGTCTTCCAAGACCAGTTGTTATAGTAATGCGATACCTGTTTGCTTTTCTCAATca TCTCTCAGAATTTTCGGATGAAAATATGATGGATCCATATAATTTGGCAATTTGCTTTGGTCCCACATTAGTACCTGTTCCAGAAGATAAGGATCAAGtacaatatcaaaatcaaGTAAATGAACTCATCAAGAATATTATCACATTCTgcgaagaaatatttccagAAGACATTGGAGGTActcaatatgaaaaatacatcAGTAGAGAACCTGATGACGT aGATGTAGGAGACTCGCCGACAGATCAAGCCCAAGAAGATATGGATTCTGAGGTGTATCCATCCGAAGATG AATCAGAAAACCTTGAAGCCACAGCGCAATTCGATTTCAATGCAAGATCCGAAAGAGAGTTAAGCTTCAAAAAGGGAGATACCTTAACTCTATACACACAAGTCAGTAATGACTGGTGGCGAGGTGCCTTGGCCGGTAGAGAGGGGCTTATTcccgataaatatataatgatcaaGATAAA GGATGAAGAACGTGAAAAGGAACTCCTGAAATCGTCCAGCGAAGAATCAATGCGAAGAAGAACTTCTAGCTCTGCCGACAGTGTTCTTTCAAGTAACAATTCACCACTGATGGGACCATCCGGAAATCCAAATACTTGGCCTCCTGGTACTACATCTGATATGCAGTCTACCACGATCACAACAGAAAATAGCAGTAACAGCGGTGTTATCCCAGCAGTCGTGACAAATGTCCCTTGCATCTCATCAACACAACCAATCATCAGTCGAGAG GAATGCGCATCTCGAATGGCAAAAGTATCAACaccagaaaaagaaaaacatatctTCGTTACCGATCATCGTACAGATCCTATGTCAGTAATTATCACTAATAACACGGAGAATGAGAAGATATTAGAATTTAGTGAATCGTCACAACCACAACGTAACGAAGATAGCGAAGAGACAGAACGTATTTCTTTGATGAGCTTGGATAGTGGAACAAAGCGTGGAACAAGCAGGAAACAACATTGGAAATCTCAGAGTATGGGCGATACTGTACAACAAACAACGAATTCTGTTCAAACTAGCAACATTATCTCTCAAGAGGAGGAACCGCAGGAACAACCGACGTTTTCAGCAAATCGAGAGCTTTGGCAGAGACGAGCAACATCGCAGACGCAATTGAATCCACCTGCACCtccaaatcataaaatttttcgcaccTCTCAAGAATTCCGTGAAATGCGTCAAAAACATACACCAGATCTTGTAATGGATCTGCCGTTATCTGCACAAGATGCAAGCAAAAAATCAGCTTCATCAAGCAGTCTAAGCAGTTCTGATGAAGAAACTCCTACACAGCCATCTCGTACCGAAGCAGCCACATCGCCAACAGGGGGACCCGAATCTCCTGATATGAGTACAGCCGCAGAAAGATTTGCCAAACAAAACCAATgcactttaaaaaagaatactaAATCTAATCCAGATGCATCAAAATTGAAACGTGTAGAAACCGAACATGATCCCGAACAAGAATCGGAAGAAATCGTTAGATCGACTAGTTCTAATCAGATTTCAGATTCGATGTCCTTAAGATCACCTCTTCCACCACGTTCAACGCCTAAGATAGCGGCAAAATTTGCAGATATGCATTTAACAGGTGGTAGTCAGGTATCTTCGTTCAAACCACAAATAAAAGTGAAGCCAACAATCCTTAGAAAACCAGTGTTACCGTTCCCACATCCACATATGAGTCCCGAGCTCGCAAGGAAGATTGAAAAGCAAGCACAAAGTACTGAACAAACCAATTAA